A portion of the Pseudomonadota bacterium genome contains these proteins:
- a CDS encoding glycosyltransferase family 4 protein has protein sequence MRILAIHRYFWPDTPPYASLLRAIVARWAKDGHEVDVLSSQPGYKREANIARQKSVETIDGFSVRRVSLPNEVGRSLARLWNVARFSIAILWQAVIRKRYDMIMVSTAPPVILGVVVRWACRLSGATMIYHCMDIHPEIGRISGEFRHPMIFKRLQNADTKTCEFADTVVVLSDDMANSIKDRKPGLSARFKIINNFELPSFETPAGCEPQADPMPAQREGVFRLLFAGNLGRFQGLDTVLQLYVESLAQGTLLDTEFWFMGDGKAKAQLVEIAGEHLNKRVFFLPHSPLPAARRAMQMCDAGLISLSKDIFRYAFPSKLMTYLSEGCTILAAIEKDSALATLIDTHHIGEVIDVAKPDEFIKRIEALSMSKEERLQRSLRIRSVSNELFSQEKVLDVWSELAKEVSQRVSHEV, from the coding sequence ATGCGTATTTTGGCAATCCACCGCTATTTTTGGCCGGATACTCCTCCCTATGCGTCGTTGTTGCGTGCCATCGTTGCTCGCTGGGCAAAAGACGGTCATGAGGTGGATGTGTTGAGCTCACAACCCGGCTACAAGCGTGAAGCCAACATAGCTAGGCAAAAGTCCGTTGAAACAATCGATGGCTTCAGCGTGCGTCGTGTTTCTTTGCCCAATGAAGTAGGACGCTCGTTGGCGCGACTATGGAACGTGGCGCGTTTTTCCATTGCGATTCTATGGCAGGCCGTGATCAGGAAGCGCTACGATATGATTATGGTCTCCACCGCTCCGCCGGTGATACTCGGTGTCGTCGTTCGCTGGGCGTGCCGACTTTCGGGGGCGACGATGATTTATCACTGCATGGACATCCATCCCGAGATCGGACGCATATCCGGCGAGTTTCGACACCCAATGATATTCAAGCGGCTACAAAATGCGGATACTAAGACCTGTGAGTTCGCAGACACTGTGGTGGTGTTATCAGATGATATGGCGAACAGTATTAAGGATAGAAAACCCGGTTTATCGGCTCGCTTCAAGATCATCAATAATTTTGAACTGCCTTCGTTTGAAACGCCGGCTGGTTGCGAGCCGCAAGCAGACCCTATGCCTGCTCAGCGCGAAGGTGTTTTTCGACTACTGTTCGCTGGGAACCTGGGGCGGTTTCAGGGGCTCGATACGGTATTACAGTTATACGTCGAATCGCTTGCACAAGGCACGCTTCTCGATACCGAGTTTTGGTTTATGGGCGACGGCAAGGCCAAGGCGCAGCTTGTTGAGATTGCTGGCGAGCATTTGAACAAACGGGTGTTTTTCTTGCCGCACAGTCCACTGCCGGCAGCCAGGCGTGCGATGCAAATGTGTGACGCCGGTTTGATCAGCTTATCAAAAGATATTTTCCGTTACGCTTTCCCCAGCAAGCTGATGACCTACCTTTCAGAGGGCTGCACGATACTCGCTGCAATCGAAAAAGACAGTGCCTTGGCGACTCTCATTGATACGCATCATATCGGTGAAGTTATTGATGTGGCGAAGCCGGATGAGTTCATTAAGAGGATAGAGGCGTTGAGTATGAGCAAAGAGGAGCGGTTACAGCGATCCCTGCGTATTCGGTCCGTATCAAACGAGTTATTTTCGCAGGAAAAGGTTCTGGATGTGTGGTCGGAGTTGGCCAAAGAGGTATCGCAAAGGGTGTCGCATGAGGTGTGA
- a CDS encoding NAD-dependent epimerase/dehydratase family protein, with amino-acid sequence MSIVITGERGLLGRHMSFYLGSLPTYRDRIVALDRASFNDKEALISALATATAVIHCAGVNRGEDADVEQGNIALAEQLLDGLKVAEVNPHVVYMNSTHKVFDSPYARGKRAAHDLLDAWAAQDTQRKYTEMVLPHVFGEGGRPFYNSAFHTFCYQLAQDEQLSVNGRGQLELLHAQDIAQATVAAIERCTQGEVRLAGHKMSVASAAGKLTDFSDSYRGDVIPDLRNRLDLQMFNTMRSFLYPSFYPRRLKLNVDERGALFEAVKNRNGGQAFLSTTRPGITRGDHYHFNKVERFLVVKGEAIIKIRALGEEKVETFRVSGSEPAYVDMPTLHTHNITNVGDDELMTLFWSHEIFDPDNPDTFFERVESTEGQ; translated from the coding sequence ATGAGTATCGTAATTACCGGAGAGCGCGGCCTGCTTGGGCGACACATGTCGTTCTATCTCGGCTCATTGCCGACGTATCGAGACCGGATTGTTGCGCTTGATCGGGCGTCATTCAATGACAAGGAAGCGCTGATATCGGCGCTTGCCACCGCGACAGCCGTGATTCATTGCGCAGGTGTTAATCGCGGCGAAGACGCGGATGTTGAACAGGGGAACATCGCGCTTGCTGAGCAGCTGCTCGATGGGTTGAAAGTAGCCGAAGTCAATCCGCATGTCGTGTACATGAACAGTACGCACAAGGTCTTCGATTCGCCCTATGCACGCGGCAAGCGCGCGGCACACGATTTGCTCGATGCCTGGGCGGCACAAGACACCCAACGAAAATACACTGAAATGGTGTTGCCGCATGTGTTTGGGGAGGGTGGTCGACCGTTCTACAATTCGGCGTTTCACACTTTTTGTTATCAGCTAGCTCAAGACGAACAGTTGAGTGTTAATGGACGAGGCCAGCTCGAACTGCTGCATGCGCAGGACATTGCGCAAGCCACCGTAGCCGCCATCGAACGATGCACGCAGGGTGAAGTGCGGTTAGCCGGGCACAAAATGTCGGTGGCCAGCGCTGCAGGAAAATTGACGGACTTTTCAGATAGCTATAGAGGTGATGTGATTCCAGATTTGCGCAATCGACTCGATTTGCAAATGTTCAATACGATGCGATCTTTTTTGTATCCATCGTTCTACCCGCGCCGTCTGAAGCTCAATGTTGATGAGCGTGGCGCGCTGTTTGAGGCGGTCAAGAACCGCAACGGCGGGCAGGCTTTTCTATCGACTACCCGACCCGGCATCACACGCGGTGATCACTATCATTTCAATAAGGTCGAGCGTTTTCTGGTGGTAAAGGGTGAGGCTATTATCAAGATTCGTGCCCTGGGTGAAGAGAAAGTCGAGACTTTCAGAGTGAGTGGCAGCGAACCGGCCTATGTTGATATGCCTACCTTGCATACCCACAACATCACCAATGTGGGCGACGACGAGCTCATGACGCTGTTCTGGAGTCATGAGATTTTTGATCCCGATAATCCCGATACGTTCTTTGAGCGAGTCGAATCGACTGAGGGCCAATAA
- a CDS encoding polysaccharide biosynthesis protein: MNTSTRIDGPVLITGGTGSFGKTMTQYLLDNGVSEIRVLSRDEAKQEDMRLSYERNEIKFYIGDVRDKQSVAKAMRGVSLVFHAAALKQVPSCEFFPLEAVKTNIIGSQNVIESAAESGVRSVVCLSTDKAVMPVNAMGMSKALMEKVAQAESRKLGRNDTVVSCVRYGNVMYSRGSVIPLFIKQIQSGKALTITEPSMTRFMLSLPDAIELVRFAFDHATQGDIFVKKAPACTVQQLAETLLRLFGAENPIRQIGMRHGEKLYETLASAEELRRSEDMGAYYRVRYDDRDLNYNKYFSEGDLEEVAVEGYHSHNTEQLTDDELDALLLALPEVQQALGKSI; this comes from the coding sequence GTGAACACATCAACTCGCATTGACGGACCCGTACTCATCACCGGGGGGACCGGGTCGTTTGGCAAAACGATGACTCAATACCTGCTCGACAACGGCGTGAGCGAGATTCGGGTGTTGAGCAGAGATGAGGCCAAGCAGGAAGACATGCGTCTTTCGTACGAGCGAAACGAGATCAAGTTTTATATTGGCGATGTGCGTGACAAGCAATCGGTTGCCAAAGCAATGAGAGGGGTCTCGCTCGTTTTTCATGCGGCGGCGTTGAAGCAAGTACCGAGCTGCGAATTTTTTCCGCTCGAGGCGGTAAAAACTAACATCATCGGAAGTCAGAATGTGATCGAATCGGCGGCCGAGTCTGGTGTCCGCAGCGTGGTTTGTTTGAGCACCGACAAAGCGGTTATGCCGGTGAACGCAATGGGCATGTCGAAGGCGCTGATGGAGAAAGTGGCTCAGGCCGAAAGCCGAAAGTTGGGGCGTAACGACACGGTTGTATCGTGTGTGCGCTATGGCAACGTGATGTATTCGCGAGGATCGGTAATTCCGCTGTTCATCAAACAGATCCAATCGGGTAAAGCGCTCACTATTACTGAACCCTCAATGACGCGGTTTATGCTGTCGTTGCCGGATGCGATTGAGCTGGTCAGATTTGCGTTCGACCATGCGACCCAGGGCGATATTTTTGTCAAAAAAGCACCGGCCTGCACCGTGCAGCAGCTGGCGGAGACGCTGCTCAGGCTATTTGGGGCGGAAAATCCGATTCGACAGATCGGCATGCGGCATGGTGAGAAACTCTACGAGACCCTCGCAAGCGCAGAAGAATTGCGTCGCTCTGAAGATATGGGGGCCTATTATCGAGTTCGCTACGACGACCGGGATCTCAACTACAACAAGTATTTCTCAGAGGGTGATCTGGAAGAGGTGGCGGTAGAAGGCTATCATTCGCACAACACTGAACAACTGACCGACGACGAGCTTGATGCACTGCTTCTGGCGTTGCCGGAAGTACAGCAGGCGCTCGGTAAATCAATATAG
- a CDS encoding phosphotransferase, with the protein MASRLVRNAIYRLIPPVFARVKGFALQAENDLQHSFSILVCAKAGNAILIHRDQARVLKTGDASINENVLRLRQRLSKHIASPSFEVLEDSAGLLETFVSGSVFTALSAGRRAEIFKHLLDRYTSLSQEAHADSPQDYWRDAIGYAMTLPLPSSTRDALRAFSASHIQQLQRLSFTPSHGDLSGLNIIDSSDGPMVIDLEECLYLPTFFDLYFLAHQEALKGRQDIWALINRDEIWSQMSHVLQVRLTWREWLVAMFACELYEWQKKRGATTLNAPILLNWWAPIEQLETVAGRMEMQGGVV; encoded by the coding sequence ATGGCCAGTCGGTTGGTGCGCAACGCGATTTACAGATTGATTCCGCCTGTGTTTGCGCGCGTCAAGGGGTTCGCGCTTCAGGCAGAAAACGATCTGCAACATAGTTTTTCGATACTCGTTTGCGCCAAGGCCGGCAATGCCATTTTGATTCATCGCGATCAAGCCCGTGTGTTAAAGACAGGTGACGCGTCTATCAATGAGAACGTCCTCAGGCTGCGCCAGCGACTGTCAAAACACATCGCTTCGCCTTCTTTTGAAGTCTTAGAAGATAGCGCAGGACTGCTCGAAACATTCGTGTCGGGGTCAGTGTTTACGGCGCTCTCGGCAGGAAGACGTGCAGAGATTTTTAAGCACTTGCTGGATCGTTATACGTCTCTTTCGCAGGAAGCACACGCAGATAGTCCGCAAGATTACTGGCGTGACGCTATTGGCTACGCAATGACATTGCCATTGCCATCGTCCACTCGCGATGCGCTCCGTGCTTTTTCAGCATCACATATTCAGCAGCTGCAGCGGTTGAGTTTTACTCCATCGCATGGGGATCTGAGTGGACTAAATATTATCGACTCCAGCGACGGACCGATGGTTATCGATCTGGAAGAGTGTTTGTACCTACCTACATTTTTTGATCTTTATTTTCTAGCCCATCAAGAAGCCCTGAAAGGGCGGCAGGATATTTGGGCTTTGATTAATCGAGACGAAATCTGGTCACAAATGAGTCACGTCTTACAGGTGCGCCTGACCTGGCGAGAATGGTTGGTCGCCATGTTTGCGTGCGAGCTGTATGAGTGGCAAAAGAAGCGCGGTGCAACGACGCTCAATGCACCGATTTTACTGAACTGGTGGGCCCCGATAGAACAGTTGGAAACGGTTGCCGGCAGAATGGAGATGCAAGGAGGCGTGGTGTGA
- a CDS encoding flippase, protein MSAPQAQSLKSILIRGALGTAGLGVFQRVLSLVTAILLARILGAEDYGYFTFAITVVGLLAVLAQLGLPQLATREIAALQTLERWSLLNGLRRRSLQLMLLSLSVVILLGVLLRAFSAHIPAMEPTVFLIALVMLPLMIMAEIFSGFLKGLHRVVHATWPLAAFKPLLTLAIVVSIFVFFDEELRANEAILATLIGTAAALIALLVLLRRFWPAASRDLPPEFDSSSWARALLPFTLLGAANLIIQKTDIILLGVLGSPEDVGIYHIAVQGAMLVSFGFAAINAVLAPNIARLHVTGDRRQLQRLMTVSTRAILAIAVGVLLVLVVFGQFILDRVFGDEFVRGYPALVVLGVGQLINASAGSVGTFLSMTRHERDTARAILAGTGVNTVLNLILIPAFGLIGAAAATALSTVVWNIMMSYSVYHRLDIMPGPIDWRK, encoded by the coding sequence GTGAGCGCTCCCCAGGCGCAGTCGCTCAAGTCCATTCTGATTCGGGGTGCTCTGGGTACGGCCGGATTGGGTGTCTTTCAGCGTGTACTGTCGCTCGTCACCGCAATTCTACTCGCGCGAATTCTTGGTGCAGAGGACTACGGATACTTCACGTTTGCGATCACAGTGGTTGGGTTGCTCGCGGTGCTCGCTCAACTTGGCTTGCCTCAGCTTGCCACCAGGGAAATCGCAGCGCTCCAGACGCTTGAGCGCTGGTCGTTACTCAACGGTTTGAGGCGACGGTCGCTTCAACTCATGTTGCTGTCACTCTCCGTAGTGATCCTGCTCGGCGTACTTCTGCGGGCATTTTCGGCACACATACCGGCCATGGAGCCGACTGTCTTTCTGATTGCTCTGGTCATGCTTCCGCTCATGATTATGGCGGAAATTTTCAGCGGGTTTCTTAAGGGTCTCCATCGGGTCGTGCATGCGACCTGGCCGTTGGCTGCGTTCAAGCCGCTCTTAACTCTCGCGATCGTCGTGTCAATATTCGTCTTTTTCGATGAAGAGCTCAGGGCAAATGAGGCGATCTTAGCGACTCTCATCGGAACCGCTGCTGCGCTCATCGCCTTGCTCGTGCTTTTACGCCGGTTCTGGCCGGCCGCGTCCAGAGACTTGCCGCCGGAATTTGATTCCTCTAGTTGGGCGCGCGCGTTGTTGCCATTCACGTTGCTCGGAGCGGCGAATCTCATCATCCAGAAAACAGACATCATTTTGCTCGGTGTGCTGGGCAGTCCGGAGGACGTCGGCATCTATCATATTGCTGTGCAAGGTGCGATGCTGGTATCCTTCGGTTTTGCCGCAATTAATGCGGTATTGGCGCCAAATATCGCCCGACTGCACGTGACCGGCGATCGTCGGCAGCTCCAGCGGCTGATGACCGTTTCCACTCGGGCAATTCTGGCCATTGCAGTCGGTGTTCTTCTTGTTCTGGTCGTCTTTGGTCAGTTCATCCTCGACCGGGTATTCGGTGATGAGTTTGTCAGAGGCTATCCAGCGTTGGTCGTGCTCGGAGTTGGCCAGTTGATCAATGCCAGCGCAGGGTCGGTGGGCACATTCTTGAGCATGACACGACACGAACGTGACACGGCTCGAGCCATTCTCGCAGGAACCGGGGTCAATACTGTTCTAAACCTTATATTGATTCCAGCGTTCGGCCTGATCGGGGCGGCGGCTGCAACCGCGCTATCCACGGTGGTCTGGAATATAATGATGTCCTATTCCGTGTACCATCGCCTCGACATCATGCCGGGGCCTATCGACTGGCGTAAATAG
- a CDS encoding sulfotransferase gives MRCEPIVIIGAPRSGTNMLRDLLVDLDSFHTWPCDEINYIWRYGNARYPSDELTSEMATPKIVDYIRRQFGKIEKPRMRTIEKTCANSLRVPFVEKILPEARYIFIVRDGVDVVRSSIKRWTSKMDIPYLARKARYVPFADLPYYSIRYFRTRVHKLFSEENRLSFWGPQLDCMPNYLEKYSLEQVCALQWKHCVESAASALGTLDSARVHRLRYEDIVRQPKEELGKILTFLGSTDSSEEIARVVGTVRTDSVGKGRDRLAPEIRENIHPLIQSTLEQLGYE, from the coding sequence ATGAGGTGTGAACCAATCGTCATCATCGGAGCGCCACGCTCTGGTACCAACATGTTGCGTGATCTTTTGGTCGACCTGGATTCGTTTCATACCTGGCCATGCGACGAAATCAATTATATATGGCGCTATGGCAATGCACGTTATCCGTCCGATGAGCTCACGTCAGAAATGGCGACGCCAAAAATAGTTGACTATATTCGCAGACAGTTCGGCAAGATAGAAAAGCCGAGAATGCGCACAATCGAAAAAACGTGCGCCAACTCGTTACGCGTGCCATTTGTCGAAAAGATACTTCCCGAGGCACGATATATCTTTATTGTGCGCGATGGTGTTGATGTGGTGCGGTCGTCGATCAAACGCTGGACATCGAAGATGGACATTCCGTATCTAGCCCGCAAAGCACGTTATGTACCGTTTGCTGACCTGCCATACTACTCAATTCGCTATTTTCGTACGCGCGTCCACAAACTGTTCTCGGAAGAGAATCGACTGTCCTTTTGGGGGCCGCAGTTAGATTGTATGCCTAATTATCTCGAAAAGTATTCGCTAGAGCAGGTGTGCGCGCTGCAGTGGAAGCACTGCGTGGAGAGTGCGGCGTCGGCGCTGGGTACCTTGGATTCGGCGAGAGTCCATCGGTTGCGCTATGAAGACATAGTTCGCCAGCCCAAAGAAGAACTTGGAAAAATACTCACTTTTTTGGGGTCGACTGACTCCAGCGAGGAGATCGCCAGAGTGGTCGGCACGGTGAGGACCGACAGTGTAGGAAAGGGCAGGGACCGGCTCGCGCCTGAAATTCGAGAGAACATTCACCCGCTGATTCAGTCTACACTTGAACAACTAGGGTACGAGTAG
- the wecB gene encoding UDP-N-acetylglucosamine 2-epimerase (non-hydrolyzing), producing the protein MKVMTVLGTRPEIIRLSRVMAALDQFFDHRIVHTGQNYDYELNDVFFEELEVRQPDHFLGVDTTSLGRTLGEILIKTEEVLIQESPEAVLVLGDTNSAIAALMAKRMKIPTYHMEAGNRSFDNNVPEEINRKMVDHLADFNLVYTEHARRHLLSEGLAHRFTYLTGSPMREVLEHSRAKIEQSTILDTLDLKKRGYFIVSVHREENVDSRNSLERVLAMLDSLVEEFSLPVIVSTHPRTRNRLEQLGATTNRKDIQFLKPFGFFDYNQLQLHSHCAISDSGTISEESAILGFRAVTLRRSIERPEALDKGIISLTGLDRDALIRGVQIATADRDAFSNSRREIPEEYEVTNTSERVVKLIAGTARLANSWRNMDTFSRYDWD; encoded by the coding sequence ATGAAAGTCATGACTGTGCTTGGAACACGCCCCGAGATTATCCGACTTTCGCGGGTCATGGCTGCGCTCGATCAGTTTTTTGATCATCGCATTGTTCACACGGGCCAAAATTACGACTACGAACTAAACGATGTGTTTTTCGAAGAACTGGAAGTACGTCAGCCTGATCACTTCCTTGGAGTGGATACCACATCGCTCGGACGAACACTCGGGGAAATTCTAATCAAAACCGAAGAAGTATTGATCCAGGAATCTCCCGAGGCGGTTCTGGTGCTCGGCGACACCAACAGTGCGATCGCCGCGCTGATGGCAAAGCGTATGAAGATACCGACGTACCACATGGAAGCGGGCAATCGGAGCTTTGACAACAACGTACCTGAAGAGATCAATCGCAAAATGGTTGATCATTTGGCCGATTTCAACCTTGTGTACACCGAGCATGCAAGACGCCATTTGCTGAGCGAGGGGTTGGCACACCGTTTCACCTATTTAACTGGATCACCAATGCGCGAAGTCCTTGAACACTCGCGAGCCAAAATCGAGCAATCGACCATTCTCGATACGCTAGACCTCAAGAAGCGCGGCTACTTTATCGTTAGTGTTCATCGGGAAGAGAACGTGGACAGCCGAAACAGCCTCGAGCGGGTTCTAGCCATGCTCGATTCTCTGGTCGAAGAGTTTTCTTTACCCGTGATCGTGTCGACCCATCCACGCACACGTAATCGATTGGAGCAACTCGGTGCAACCACAAATCGCAAGGACATTCAGTTTTTGAAACCGTTTGGGTTTTTCGATTACAACCAGCTGCAGCTGCATTCGCACTGTGCGATATCTGACAGCGGCACAATCAGTGAAGAGTCGGCGATCCTTGGCTTTCGAGCGGTCACGTTGCGTCGCTCAATTGAGCGACCCGAGGCGCTCGATAAAGGTATTATTTCGCTAACCGGTCTGGATAGAGACGCCTTAATCCGTGGCGTGCAGATTGCTACTGCTGATCGTGATGCGTTTTCCAACTCCAGACGCGAGATTCCCGAAGAATATGAGGTCACTAATACATCGGAACGAGTGGTCAAACTGATTGCCGGCACGGCCCGTCTGGCAAACAGTTGGCGAAACATGGACACCTTCAGTCGGTATGACTGGGATTAG
- a CDS encoding glycosyltransferase family 2 protein: MSKGERKVPSIGVVVLNYNDYESTIQCVKSLLSCDPAPLRIIVVDNDSPNESLQKLQTHLGKVEYVDVVSSGRNGGYSFGNNVGIRALRELGFRHVLIATPDTEVRTKALFSLLESAIDSKAGVVAPQIESDGAVDNPSVERLTARYLFDLWWVRAGMPLNSLRTRLRYLLGRYLPGTRKALSARAHVSEDGGPPRHVYKLHGAFLCLTELFLDRVGELDEALFMFGEEDLLSWLCFKNGLSQVLVPEARVHHAHDSSVNLTWGHSAKSFVDEQQSKSARVLREKIPMWPLFTTWRKGTGGLPTRAHADD; this comes from the coding sequence ATGAGTAAGGGAGAGAGAAAAGTGCCTTCGATTGGGGTGGTTGTCTTGAATTACAATGACTACGAGTCCACGATTCAGTGCGTAAAATCTCTGCTGTCGTGCGATCCCGCACCGCTTCGCATCATAGTCGTCGACAACGATTCGCCAAACGAATCGCTGCAGAAACTGCAGACGCACCTTGGTAAAGTTGAGTATGTCGATGTCGTGTCTTCTGGCAGAAATGGTGGTTACTCCTTTGGAAACAATGTTGGCATCCGTGCGCTGCGCGAATTGGGCTTTAGACATGTGCTGATCGCCACACCCGATACGGAGGTGCGGACAAAAGCGCTGTTTTCTCTCCTTGAATCGGCCATCGACAGCAAAGCCGGTGTTGTCGCGCCGCAGATTGAAAGCGATGGAGCTGTTGATAATCCAAGCGTCGAACGATTAACGGCGCGATATCTTTTCGATTTATGGTGGGTTCGAGCGGGTATGCCCCTTAATTCGCTGCGAACCAGGTTGCGGTATTTGTTAGGGCGTTACCTGCCCGGCACGAGAAAAGCACTATCAGCTCGCGCGCATGTTTCCGAGGATGGCGGCCCGCCACGACACGTCTATAAACTGCATGGTGCGTTTTTGTGCTTGACTGAGCTGTTTCTTGATCGTGTGGGTGAGCTTGATGAAGCGTTGTTCATGTTTGGCGAAGAGGACCTTCTGAGCTGGTTGTGCTTCAAGAACGGATTGAGTCAGGTGTTGGTCCCCGAGGCTCGTGTCCATCATGCACACGATTCCAGCGTCAATCTGACTTGGGGGCATTCCGCCAAGTCGTTTGTCGATGAGCAACAGTCAAAATCTGCCCGAGTGCTGCGCGAGAAAATCCCGATGTGGCCATTGTTTACGACGTGGCGAAAAGGAACGGGCGGGCTACCGACCCGAGCTCACGCCGATGATTGA
- a CDS encoding glycosyltransferase family 4 protein, with the protein MKARKVVLVFVGWYLPGHKSGGPVKTLANLIESTHDEFEYRVVTRDRDLGDATAYPNADPAAWRQVGRAQVRYISPGWKAIGQIRAVLRDTHYDVLYLNSFFSLVYSLLPQWLNAGTGRPVVLGPRGQFSSGALELKPRRKRLFIRFYRWLGWQKRVLWQASTGHEKQDILAAYGEGVDIFEAEDIATRQYASHLPGRNDGALKAVFLSRLSPKKNLDYALNVLGATRCPVDYDIYGPIEDQKHWTHCESLIRSLPDNIRVTTKGTLASEEVIDTLSRYDVFFFPTKGENFGHVIAEALCAGLPLLIADTTPWRKLEANGVGWDLPLTDPGKFARKLAELYEMSPERHARLRQDVIAWAKDRFERNEAQLCNRNMFNHALKTQGIS; encoded by the coding sequence ATGAAAGCCAGAAAAGTTGTGCTTGTTTTTGTCGGCTGGTATTTGCCTGGACACAAAAGTGGCGGGCCGGTGAAAACACTGGCCAATCTCATTGAGTCCACGCACGATGAATTTGAGTATCGTGTGGTAACGCGCGACCGTGACTTGGGCGATGCTACGGCGTATCCAAACGCCGATCCAGCCGCCTGGCGCCAGGTAGGTCGTGCACAAGTGCGGTACATATCACCCGGTTGGAAAGCGATTGGTCAAATTCGTGCTGTCTTGCGCGATACGCACTACGACGTGTTGTACCTTAACAGCTTTTTCTCGCTGGTCTACTCCTTGTTGCCGCAATGGTTAAATGCCGGAACTGGGCGTCCTGTGGTACTTGGGCCGCGAGGCCAGTTTTCTTCCGGCGCCCTCGAGCTGAAACCTCGGCGAAAACGATTGTTCATCCGATTTTACAGGTGGCTGGGTTGGCAAAAAAGGGTGTTGTGGCAGGCCTCTACCGGTCACGAAAAGCAGGATATTCTTGCGGCGTACGGCGAGGGCGTGGATATCTTTGAGGCCGAGGATATCGCCACGCGACAATATGCCTCGCATCTGCCCGGCCGAAATGACGGGGCGCTCAAGGCGGTATTCCTTTCGAGATTGTCGCCGAAAAAGAATCTGGACTATGCGCTCAATGTGTTGGGCGCAACCCGTTGTCCGGTAGACTACGATATCTATGGTCCGATTGAAGATCAGAAGCACTGGACACACTGCGAATCGCTCATACGTTCATTGCCGGACAATATACGCGTTACGACAAAAGGAACGCTTGCGTCAGAAGAGGTAATCGACACGCTTTCTCGATATGATGTGTTCTTCTTCCCCACAAAGGGTGAGAATTTCGGGCACGTTATCGCCGAGGCTCTGTGTGCAGGACTCCCGTTGCTTATTGCCGACACGACACCCTGGCGAAAGTTGGAAGCGAATGGGGTCGGTTGGGATTTGCCGCTGACCGATCCGGGTAAGTTTGCCCGGAAGCTTGCCGAACTATACGAGATGAGCCCGGAGCGGCACGCGCGTCTGCGGCAGGATGTTATAGCCTGGGCCAAAGACCGTTTTGAACGAAATGAAGCTCAGCTCTGCAATCGAAACATGTTTAATCATGCGTTAAAAACCCAAGGAATAAGTTAG